Sequence from the Methanobacterium alkalithermotolerans genome:
GTTCCACCTTTAAAACAACCGCATCCTCATCGCAGTCTACTAAAACTTCATGCACTATTTGCACATGCCCTGAACTTTCACCCTTAAGCCACAACTTTCCCCGGGAAGTACTCCAGTAATGGGCTTTTTTTGTTTCTAACGTCTTTTCAAGGGCTTCTTTATTCATATATGCAACCATAAGTACCTGGGAGGTTTTTATATCCTGAGATATGGCTATAATTAAATCCTGGCCATTGATTTTGTGCTTGAAATTTAATGAAATTTTAACATCTCCTGTTATATATCATAATATGAAGGGTTTAACATAAAAATTTATATTAAAACCAGGTGCTTTTAGATAAATATTATTTTAAGTGAAAAATAAATGGATATAAAACCTGTTTCAGGACCTTATATGTTCCAGTAATTCTTTTTCACTAACTAGTGTTTGATTCCCGGTTTCCATATCTTTCAGGGTTAACTTACCCTCTTCCAGATCTCTTTCACCTACCAGGACCACCTTTCTAACCCCCAGATTATGGGCATAGGATAATAATTTTTTAAGTTTCCTCCTTCCCAGATCCACTTCCACAGATATACCCTGGTAACGTAATTTTTGAGCGATTCCAAATGCAGCTTTTCTGGTTTTGGGACTTATTGGT
This genomic interval carries:
- the hisI gene encoding phosphoribosyl-AMP cyclohydrolase; the encoded protein is MSLNFKHKINGQDLIIAISQDIKTSQVLMVAYMNKEALEKTLETKKAHYWSTSRGKLWLKGESSGHVQIVHEVLVDCDEDAVVLKVEQKGGACHTGYYSCFYRRLDSDDLKTIGKKVFEPEKIYGES